The Caminicella sporogenes DSM 14501 genomic interval CTAAAAGAGCTTGTCCCGGATGTGGGGCGTGTTCGGGCTTATTTACTGCCAATAGTATGAATTGCCTTACGGAAGCTTTGGGAATGGGACTGCCTTATAATGGGACAGCTATGGCTGATTCTGGGGAAAGGATAAGATTGGCAAAATATGCAGGAATGAAGATTATGGAGTGTATAGAGAAAGATATTAAACCTCTTGATATTTTGACATTAGATGCATTTAAAAATGCAATTACGGTAGATATGGCAATGGCTGGTTCTACAAATACTGTACTCCACTTAACTGCTATAGCAAATGAAGCAGGAATTAAATTAGAATTAGATTTATTTGATGAAATAAGCAGAAAAACTCCATATTTAACAAAGTTAAGTCCTAGTGGTTTACATCATATGGAAGATTTAGATTTAGCAGGTGGTATACCAGCTGTTATGAATGAACTTTTTAAAAAAGGATTGATTAATGAAAATTTAATTACAGTTACGGGATATACAGTTGGAGAAAATATTAAAGATAAAAATGTAAAAAATTATAAAGTAATACGTTCTGTAGATAATCCATACAGAAATAAAGGTGGATTAGCTATATTGAGGGGTAATTTAGCTCCAGATGGAGCAGTAGTAAAAGAATCGGCAGTAGCAAGAGAAATGTTAAGACATGAAGGACCTGCAAAAGTTTTTAATTCAGAAGAAGAAGCAGTTAAAGCTATATTTAATGGAGAGATAAAAAAGGGAGATGTAGTTGTAATAAGATATGAAGGACCTAAGGGTGGACCGGGTATGAGAGAAATGTTATCTCCAACATCTGCCATAGCGGGAATGGGATTAGACAAAGATGTTGCACTTCTTACAGATGGTAGATTTTCAGGTGCTACAAGGGGAGCAGCTATAGGACATATTTCTCCTGAAGCTATGGAAGGTGGTTTAATAGCTCTTTTAGAAGATGGAGATATAATACAAATAGATATTTCAAACAAAAAATTAGATGTGAAACTAAGTGAAGAAGAAATTAAAAGACGTAGGGAAAAATTCGTAAAGCCTAAGCCTAAAGTGACTAAGGGCTATTTAGCCAGATATGCTAAATTAGTTACTTCTGCTAATACAGGTGCAGTATTAAAATAATTTTGAATATAATCTGCCTCTACTATAAGTTTTTAAATTATATATCTATTAAAATGTTATAATAGATAAAAAGTTTAATTAGTAGAGGCGAGGTTATAAAATGGTAGATAAATATGTACTTGCAAAGGAGGATAAAGATATACAATATTTTGATTGGGGAGAAGTCTTGTGGATTCATGAACCTAAAATAGAGACTCATAGATTAAGTGCAGGTTTAGTAAAAATTTTTCCTAAAAAAAGACATGATAAACATTTTCATTTTGGAGAAGAACAGATACTATATGTAATTCAAGGCTGTGGTATACACAAAGTCAATGGAAAAGAAGAAAAAATTGAAAAAGACATGATACTTCACTGTCCACCTTATTCAGAACATGAAGTGATAAATACGGAAGATAGTGATTTGGTATTTTTAATAATTTATACGCCTTCAAAGTTTATGGAAATAAGTCAAAATATATCAATTTTAAATAGAGATGATATATTAAAAAGTATTGACATAGAGCGGTTGAAAGAAATGCAGGAAGAAATATCGAGTCTTTTAAAACTTTCAGTCGTAATTACTGATGATAAAAAGAATA includes:
- the ilvD gene encoding dihydroxy-acid dehydratase, translated to MRSDFIKKGSKGAPARALFYGMGYTREEIDRPLIGVVNAHNEIIAGHIHLDRVADAVKIGVAMAGGTPIEFPVIGICDGIAMGHEGMKYPLASRELIADSIEAMAIAHGFDGLVLIPNCDKIIPGMLMAAARLNIPSIVVSGGPMRAGKYKGQDIDFSTCIEKVGTYQKGEFTEEELEEVAKRACPGCGACSGLFTANSMNCLTEALGMGLPYNGTAMADSGERIRLAKYAGMKIMECIEKDIKPLDILTLDAFKNAITVDMAMAGSTNTVLHLTAIANEAGIKLELDLFDEISRKTPYLTKLSPSGLHHMEDLDLAGGIPAVMNELFKKGLINENLITVTGYTVGENIKDKNVKNYKVIRSVDNPYRNKGGLAILRGNLAPDGAVVKESAVAREMLRHEGPAKVFNSEEEAVKAIFNGEIKKGDVVVIRYEGPKGGPGMREMLSPTSAIAGMGLDKDVALLTDGRFSGATRGAAIGHISPEAMEGGLIALLEDGDIIQIDISNKKLDVKLSEEEIKRRREKFVKPKPKVTKGYLARYAKLVTSANTGAVLK